The genomic segment ATCTTCAATGCCCACTTCCATCTTAATAGAGTTGTTAACATCAGGATAGGTAGCAAGCTGGTGAACAATAAGATCATACTCTTTTACCAAGTCTGTCAGTCTTCTCACTATTGTCACTTTAAGAAAATACCTATGAAGTTAATGAAGAGGACAAGTTAAATCTCCTGTAAtatatttcagtgttttaaatAAGCAAACATTAACTGCAGCTCTGCCTTCTCCTTTTTGGAACTCTTTGGGATCAACTTACTTTGTTTACTTAATGAAGGAGTAAATAAACGCCCCCgccatgaaaaaaaatacaaagttcaATTTTAAGAATAGTGTACGTACTTTTTAGATTCATTTGGAGTATTATCATCAAGCCTACTTGAGGAAATCTCTCTAGATCACTTCTTAACCATATACCCTGAGATTCGTTGAGAAACTAATGTATTTAGAAtgtaattccatttacatgataAATGAAGTACCTAAGAAATGAATCATACAAGGGAAGTGTTATGACTAATGTGTCTCATAATGGGGTCCTCTAAATCTCCATAATGATAGAAGGCTCTTATTACTTCAGATCAGCACTagccagaaaaaacaaaatactgacagaattttaaaaaccttaagtCTTCCAGTCCAAAATTATAATTAGAAGTTCCTATAAGACATTCAATACTAGTCTGTCTACAGCTTCTGATACACATGCATACCTTAAGCGGACATTGGCACCGATGTAAGATTCATATGGCTTTTCAACTTGCATAAATTCAAAGTCATAACTTCTGCTTTGAGTCAGTTCTCCAGGTAAGGCTAGTTCTTTCACTAGGTTTACGAACTCGTGAGTATTACTCTTGTCATTGAAAAGTTCtaagaaagtttaaaaagcaaaaagaccAATTATATTTAATATCCATTTCATTAAAATCCAAACTTCTGCCTCCAAAGCAAATAATTTTTACCTAAAGAATTAGTTCGATTTGTCTCTACTTTAAATATTAGAGCTATGATCTGAATTCCATATCCTTCTATCATGCTCCACCTAGgcataaaaaaaattcaagcagCATAGCACAATGAAAATTTCAACTATAAAAGAATGCATTCCTTTAATGTAGTTAAGATTTGCCCAATATGAAGCTGTTTTTACCAGACACATTTCCAGCAATTATTTGAACTTCCTCCCTTCAAggcaaaaaatgttttgttttgttttgcttcagtTAAGCAAATATATTAccttaataaaattataatacacaAAAGACTAAAATCAACTATCAGTTAATTACTATAATTTGCCCCTTAATTATAATCTTATCCAAAATAGGTATGTAAATATCCACCCATTCCAATTTTGATACTTGAAAAATGTACAGTGACACTAAGAAAGCTACATTTAATACCTAGCTATGTATACAGTATTATAAACACctatcttattttctcttttctgaatctGTAATACCAAAGATTTATACAGTTTAATTCCTGCTAAATCAGGAATGTCTCTGAAATATAAGTATGGAAATGTATACAAGTTGACCTAAGTCAAGAAGAAATTACACCTTTCCTTTTCACATAGAAATTTCTATCGACAGGTGGTTCTGGCTACAGGCACACACTAAGTTAGGAAGACAAATGGCACGGATAATTAGAAAGTGAAGGATGAAGGTGACACTGCTACTTGTGAataaagctggtgaaaatgtaggCAGATGGAAATTTCAGTGAGTCAACTAATCTACTTGAATTATTTTACAATGCTGGTAGCTTACATAACTCTTCATTTTCAGTAATTAACCACAAATAAAGGCAGGATGAGTCAAATAGCATTTAATATAATCAAAAGAAACGTGgcttaatgtttataaaataaatcctCTTTTATTGGGCAAAATCAATTCCTTCCTTCCATAAAGCTAAGCTCTAATTCAATTATTTAAGTGCCAAATCAAACTCTTCAAACTCagttatcaaagaaaaaaaaaagtaatactaTTTTAAAACTCACCAATTTGACCTACAAATTCAATTCTAATTCCTTGGTGCTCTAGCCTCTTTCCAGGTTGCTTAAAGGCTAGGTTTACCTGtcaaaacatgaaattgtaagaTATGTTAACAATCCTTTGAGTGGGCCTACTAGCAGATTCCTTCCAAGTGAATGCACTATATAAATATTTCAAGTATTCATTTCCAAAGTTTGAAACATCGATATACACCTAGATCATGATGACTTTATAGCACCAGAGAAGGTAAAACTTACTCATATACAATCCCTAACAAACTCTTTACTTATGTGTATACTTAAAGCATCTGCTTTGTTAGGAAGTAATCCTTTATAGCTGGAGAACTATAAAGAATCAATAAAAGGGAAAACTTTTAACTATTCAAATGTGTTTCTGATCAAATAGTTAAACAATTCTACAATAGCACTGTAATGTAAGGTAATCACTAATTCCAAGAACTGACCTAAAGATCACTTTCAGCTTTTTATAACCAATATATTGTTATAATTCTTGATCTTAATAGCAATGCTTATTGCCCTGCATCTGCTAAAAACAGAATGTCTAAAGATTTAAATTTTGAGTATGATTTATCTTACATACTTTTGAAGTAAAATATGTAACCTAAGATCACGAAACTCGTATCTGCCAAATGTAAATCTTAATttcatacagttttttttttatttggggggggcaggaggtaattaggtttatttatttatttttagaggaggtactggggattgaacccaagatcgtgtgcatgctaagcatgtgctctaccgctgatctataccctccccctctcatAGTTTTAACCTGACAAagtatctattaaaaataaaattccacacATTTAAGGATTagctaaaatacaaaaaaagcatTCTTCTAGGTTTATTCTTTACTATAAAAAACATTGGTAACATGACTCTTAAAAGATTTGTTTCCAAACAATGCTTCTCAAAAGATAACAGAAATCAAGGACCAATAAAAAGAGGTCCAGTTACTTCTGTTGGTAAActatatacattaaaatattcatgCTTCTGTATCTTCCATATTTATAATCAGGATGAGTTAGTTACTTGCCTTCCAAATTAATATATcagagaaagaagtaaataattaaattatggtatatcatatgatggaatattattaaagtataaaaataataaggTCAAAGAATTTTTAATGATGTGGGAAGATGTGCATGATATGTTACATGAAGGAAGCATGGTCAAATTGTCTGTAAGTATAATGCCAGTTATATTTTTTAgaactacagaaaagaaaaattcttaacAGGAGTTACTTCTGGAATGTTTGATTAtggataattttatttccttttttgtagtTTCCAAGtttggtggtttttgtttttaacagtagGCAAATAATACTTTTAAAGTCAGAAAAGTACTtactttaaggggaaaaaatagtaCTTAGTCTTCATATACACTAACAAGTTAAATTTTAGGTTCAAGCCACAAATAAAACAAGCATAACTCCCAGCTGTTTTCATAAGCCAGGCAGTAATTAGAACTATTCTCTAATTTGTACTAATaaagcacaaagaaaaaaagtatactTTAAGTAATGTCTATTTGCCAGGGGGGTAAGGTGAGAgtgaagggataaacttggagcccaggatttgcagatactaactactttatGTAAAATAGACAGACAagctatactgtatagcatggggaactatagtcagtatcttatagtaacctataatgaaaaatatcaaaacgaatatatgtatgtacatgtatgactgaaacattatgctgtacaccagaaactgacacaacattgtaaactggctatacttcaatatgTCTGTCAACAGTTTTTGAGAACTGTCTTTGTTTGAACATAACTGtgtctgatattttaaaaatttatagttCTTCAAAAACTACTTAGAAACCATATTATTAAAGGTAGAAATGCAAAGTTATTCCATTTTCCCCACCAAACCTCCTAAACATTGAAATTTTCCTTGATCTCCCATTGCTATTAAAACATAACTGCTTTTAAGCCTAATGCAAGCTATTCCGGAATCTGAAGGATCCCAGAATTGGAAAGCATAATTAAGCATCTGGCTTAAAAGCCATTCTGCAAAGGCACACTGAAAAGTATATGAAACTATGACAGTGAACTGAGTTACAGAATTTTAACACCAACTCAGTTAtcctttttaacttttattataatttcaaactacagaaaaattgcaagaaCCGCACAAGGAAATCCCACATTACCTTTACTCAGATTCAtcatatgtttatattttgtcCCATATGGTTTATCATCCGTCTATATACACATGTGCATGcatacatactttttttcccACAACTGAGAATAAGTCAGAGACATCATGTCCCTCTACCCCTGAACATGTCATGTGTACCTCCCAAGAAAATGGACTTCCTCTTGCATAATCACAGTGCAATTACCAAAATCAGGAAAGTTAACATTTCAcagtctatattcaaattctatcaATTGTCTCAATAATGTACCTGatatccttttcttccttttttaggcTTCAGTCCAGAATCACACATGACATATAGTTATATCTCTTTAGCCTCTTTAATCTAGAACATTTCTCAGTCATTGCCTTTCTCGATCTTGTTTTTTAAACGAATACAGGTCagttactttgtagaatgtacCTTAATttggtgggggttttttttgtgaTGTTTTATCACAATGAGACTCAGCTTATGCATTTTTGACAAGGACACCTGAGAACTGAAATTGTGTATTCAACCTATCTTATTAGGAAGCACATGATGCCAGTCTGTTCCAATATTGGTGATGTTAATTTTGATCACCGAGTCCAAGTGTCACCAGGTTTCTCCACTTTCAAGTTACTCTCTTTCCCATTGCTACTAAGTTTGAGAAACTTGAGACTAtgtaaaaatgtttgaaaagccATGAAAACAGAATGTAGGGAAAcaatctatatataaaaatattcactgCTCTAACAAGCCAATCTCAAAGTTCATTCTTCGGCATGTAATATTCTACAGGTGTCTCAAATGATACTGTCTTCATGATCTATTTAACAAGTGAAATTCATCTACACTGTGTTTAAGACAAACATGTATCACTGTACTATATGCCAGTTATAGGGTCATTTACAGTGAGGCACCAAGATATCTGTACATTATTGTGCTAGGTATTGTGGTTACACCAGATAAGTTTCCAACTGCTGCCAGAAAAACATGGTGCATATTCATATTAATGAAAGATACTACAATAATATTCCCTGCTTAAAGAAGTAAACTATAAACTCTTATAATCTCAGCCTAAACATGTGCCTTTGTTCACTTTTGCAACAAGGAACAGATGCAGAGTTCACTATGGGTGGCCTAGCACTAGGGTACCACTACTTCAAGACAATTTACTAATCACTGACCAATCTACAAGAATGTTTTGGTTAAGGAATTATAACTTATGAATCCCTCCAAAAACCATCCCCAAATAAATCAGTCAGATTTTTCAtgatcaaaacaacaacaacaaatacttCAATAATTAAACACACAATGAGTAAGACTCAAAATTTCTCATTcatgaaatataaaaaatttagagtgctaagcatgcgctctaccactgaactgtaccctccctccttttttgttgagttttaaagaattctttgtacattttaggaaataatcctttctttatcagatgtgtcttttacaggcacctcaccaaagaaaatacacatttgGCAAATAAACATATGTTCAACACCATATTACTAGGGAACTGGAAATTAATGAGGTAACACAACACAACTATTAGAATGgacaaaatccagaacactgacaccaccaaatgctagCAAGAATGTGGTGCAACAGGAACTCATTCATTGAtggtagaaatgcaaaatggtagtgCTTCTCTGGAAGatggtttggcagtttcttacagagCTAAAGAAAGGCTTATCATATAATTCAGCAAGTGCATTCCTAGGTATTcatccaaaggagctgaaaaattGTGTCCAtaaaaaaacctgcacacagatgtttatagcagcttttttcataactgccaaaacttggaagcaaccaagatgttctgcagtaggtgaatgaataaataatatatggtatatccagacaacagaatattatacagcattaaaaagaaatgagctatcaagccatgaaaagacatggaggaaacttaaatgcatactaCTGAGtaaaaaaagccaatctgaaaaggctgtatacatattgtatgattctaactatatgacatcctggaaaaggtaaaactatggatATAAGAAAAAGATCCATGGTTTAGGGGGCAGTGGGGATATGAACACACACCataagaggatttttagggcaatgaaaatacCCTGTAAGATACTATGATGAATATGTGTCATTAtgtatttgtccaaacccacagaatatacaTCACAAGTGAACCCTCAGATGAACTATGGACTTTGTGTGATTACAATGTGTTAATATAAGTTCATCCTGGGTGAAAAAATGTACCATTCTGAGGACTGATGTTGATAATGGGAAATCTCTGCACTGCCCTCTCAATTTCCTTGTAAATCTAAAAtgactctggaaaaaaaaagtcttaaaaaatctggaaaaaaaaaagtgtgcataCAGAGCTCAAATGCCAGGAATATTCTTGCTTTGGGTGGGATGTCAGCTCTCTCAGATCTCTaagattatatataatatatgaaggATTTTTATGCAGAGACTCCTACAATGCAAAGACAAGTTTGGAAACCAATGATTCAGTCCAACCTCCTCAACTTACAGGTGAGATCCAGAAAATTCAATGACTGCCCAGAGTTACTTACCAAGACAGTGATGAAGTCCAAGGCTAGATCTTCCAACTCTAACCCAATGATCTTTTTATTATACCCAGACATTTCAGAAAGCCTAAGCTGATACGGTAAAGACTTGTTCTTGGTGACCCACCCTGGGTCACAAATGACCACtgcttgttttcttctgtttctttcaatctttcttttcaaaatgctCATAAATCACCTATTTAAAAACCTGTTCTAGAGGTATGCCAGAAGTCAAAATTAATAATAGTTACAACGGTtgcaaaaaagaaagcaaaaactagACACTGTGTACCTCCTGATGTAAAAACACACCACCACCTATATTCTTGCCAAAAGAATCAAACTTGAGTCTAATCAAGCCTCTGGATCCAGCTGCCAATTTACAGGCAATAACTGTATCATGAGTTTGCAATCACAGAGAACTCTACAGTTCAACCGCCCAGGTTCTTCAACagataaattataaggaaaacaaaagcataaagaaatttgaaattaaaagaaagttaaaagctctatcaattttttttaaggagtagACTAAACAATTAAGAAACACAAGGaactttattattataaaagtcAACAGAGTGGTTACATGTGAGAGGAAGGGGTTGTGATTAGGATGGGACATATAGGGTGGCTGGCAAAGCTCTCCTTCTTGACTTGAATGGTgattacaagaaaatattccctataattatttttgttttgtgtggttTTCAATGTGTGTTTTAGTTTATAATAAAAAGGTTCAGATCACCAAGTAATCAGATTCCAGATACAGTATCTTTTGGGCAACATAAAATATTTACCTGTAAgagatttgtcttttttaaaatgtactctaTAGTTATTGATTAGGTCTACATACAATCTCtagaaattcaaaaaatataatCTGAATGCCAGCTTCACAGTAAGGTAGCTTTACTTCCTTAAACATTCCCCTCTTCCTTTATTTAGCCCATGAATATTAGCCATGAACTCCTAACTGGCCCAGATGACATAATAGTACTTCAAACTAGACAGGTAATGTTCCCTACTGGActtaaaaacagtaaataaacaaatcaaaTATGTATTTAGTGAGAGTCTACTATGTAAACAACACTACGATGTATTttacagagaatatagaagcacACTCAGATCCCCTGATCTTAAAAAGCTTATAACCTGGCAGGAAAGATATTTACTTACTTGTCATATCTATAAGTATTTGAGATGTTAACAGGTTCAGGTTAGTATCTCTAACCCTTCAACCCTACCATATTAACAAGTCTTCTTTTCCACAGATCATACACTACTTCCTctacttttctttcatttgacaTGTTCCATCCTTTTAATGATGTTGTCTGCTCCCTTTCAggcctcttctctttctccccatCGTTTTAAAGGAGGAGTATCAGGAGAGTAAAGTGGAAAAGCAAAAAACGTATTTTGGATATAATACTAAGACAGTAATAAGTAATTTGACAAAGGACCAGAACAGATAATGCAGTAAAATGGCTAATAAACCTAAGTTCAACTATCTAGTCACCAAAGAAATgctatcaaagaaaaatatcatttttgCCTATCTAaatagcaaagattaaaaagtGATCATAGTCAGTGCTACGCTGGTTGAAACAAGACATTAAGTGAACATAGGATCTAATGCAAATACTCCAGATTAATACGTATTGATACCCTTCAAATATTCATATCTTTTGGTCCAGCAATTCACTTCCAGGAATTCATTCTAAGGAAATAATCTTATCCTACAAAAATACGGAGAaaaatttatgtacatatatgtctGTATTACTAAAGATATGGTGACATACTATAAGTAGTCTGAAAATAGAAACTACTTAAATATCTAATAAGGAAAAGGTATGTTTAATATACTACATACACATAAACAGTAACCAGTGCATAGACTAAGAGAAAACACACTCAAACTTTAAGAGTAACTAATTTCCATAGGATGGTACTAtagataattattttatttctcaaactGTCTATAATGTGTATATACTACCTTAAGCAGAGGAGAAAAACtctaatattttacatttaaaaaattacttcaaatGTTTCCTGGTTTGCTTTTGTCTATGATATTACCATTCTTCAGTATCACAGACTAATGAGTACTAACAATATTCCATAAGGTATAATTATCTTATACATCACTTGATGTGTAAGAAAAAGGGGTAAAAGTTATACCTTATAGAAGGTATCATAAATGTATCTGAGCATGCATAAACACATTCCAAATGTACTTAAGTCCTCCACAGAGTACCAAGAAATGAGATCAACAGACACAATGACAGCAGCACAGAGAGATAAGCTACAAAGAATGGGAAAGAAGCTCTTAGAAAGGTATACTAGAGAATTATTCCCAATCTCTGTAACTCAACTTTATGTTAAAGGAGAAACAAACTTTGAGTAGATTATAGCCCCACTGTAGGAACTGTCCAAAGCTAACAGATGCACATAGTCACAAACACACAAATTTTGCATGCAATTTAGACTCTGCCCCTGTAATTCTTTCAATTTAAGAATGTTTCCTGTAAATGTTCTAACAAATCAAGGATTTTAGCTGAACTTCTGATAAAATTTCCATCTCTAATAAAATCATTCAAATTTAGAAACAGCACAAACCACTTTCATGACTAATTCTAATATCCTACAACTAGGTAATTCTCCATAAAAAATATTTACCTTTCCTGAAACAGATTCTCCGTCATAGAAAAGATAGTGTTTTTCTACTTTGCCATCTTCAGTTTTCATTTCCGCCATTTTCCTGGTTTCCCCATCATTAAGGACAACATCGATCTCACAAATGGGACCAAAAAAGCCTCCAAGAAAACTCTGAAATAAAAGGACAATGCTCATGATTATGTTTTTTCAGTCACTACATTTTGTAATTCGAATTTAATCACCTATGACCTATAGTTAATCTATGAATTCACAAGAAAGTAAGAACTTACAACAAATACCacatcaaaattaaataaatttagtaCAATACACATATAGTTAATACTGTGCCATACACTTGAAAATTCGTTGAGGATAAATTCATGTAACAtgttttttaccacaatttttaaaaagacataaaatattaaaagaaatttaaacatgATGTAATTTCAATAGTTTCCATAGGTAACCACTATAATCAAATACTAACACACCAGAAATCTAAAAAATTAAGCCTTAACATCTGGATTTGAAAAGTTACCTTactggggaaggtatagctcagtggtagagtgcgtgcttagcatgcaagaggtcctgggttcaaccctagtacctccattttttaaaaaatttatcgtTAGTTATACTCCTATGAGGTTCTTTCATTACAGCAGAATTCATACAATCCAAATTACTCATACAAATCCAAATGAATTAGTACAATGTACTACTTACTGTAAAATCTATTGCTATATATTTATGAATAGGATGTGTTACATTGCACAAGTCCTTGGAATAAAACTGGCTCTAATGGAGGAGACAGACTAAACTTCTGcgaatttttccaaagaaaatgtgTAAGCCTTGTTCTATAAATCCTGAATATGGATTATCAATTGCTCATGAATGCTAAAACACATTAGTTGGAAATAATACAAAATCCATTAACTATTCCAACATCAGATATAACTGTGGATTATTTTTGCCACTAATGAAAGCTAGTCTTCTagtcttttttaaagtttacacaGAGAATGGTCTCCTTATCCTGTCATCCTACAATCCTTATTTTGCTATACACAACTATCAGAATGATCTCTTAAAAACATAAATCCCATCATATCATGCTCTGTTTAAATCCTCTAATGGGCTGGTGAGAGTGTAAGGTGGAACAACTACTTTAGAAAATAGTTAGCATTACCCGGTAAAGCTAAAGATACACCTATcccatgacccagcaattacacCCCTACGTATCTACCCTAAACAGAAACTTATATGCATAAACTAGGAGACAAACATAAAAACGTTCACAACATAATATAACAGAGCCAAATAGGAAATAATCCAATTATCAACAAGAGAATGATTACATAAATTTTAGTCAATATTCATATAGAGGGCAATGGAATAAGTTACAACTACAGAAAAAAAGGATGAATTTCACACACATGTTGAGTGAGAGGCCAGACACAAAAATACACAGTGTTattccatttattaaaaaatcaaaaatgtgTAGTGTCCATTATAGTAGTATTAGAAGTCAGGAAGTGGTTGGAAGAAAGCACAAAGGGAGTTTCTGGGATGCTAGTcatgttctgtttgtttttatctgAGTGCTTGATACACAGGTATGTTCACTTTGTGgaaattcatcaagctgtacacTTATCTATGCACTTTTCTACAGCTAACATTTACTTcaatgaaatgttattttaaacacAAACACACTCTACTCCAAAACATGCCCTACACATATCTGGCTCTATTCATCTCTCCAAATACATTGGCCTCAAACAATTCAAGTTCATTAAATCTGCCAGTCTCCTTGCCCTAAACCGAGTATCCTTAACCAAACTAATTCATCCTTTGAGTCTCAGTTTGACTCATCTCCATCCAGAGGCCTTCCCTAACTTTCTAATCAAAACTGAATTCTCCAAATTTAGGTCTCAATGCTATGTAGTTTTACTTCATCATTTATtataatttgtgtatttatttagcgCCTGACTCCCCAAATGaactgtaaactccatgaggacaaCACCGCTCAAACCAAAGACTCCTTGCTCAACTAAACTCCTTGCTCAACACTGAAGACACAGTGGCCAGGGGCAGTATGTGGCATTACCTGTTGAATGTTAAATTaactaaattaagttaaattaatcTTGAGtttatgataataaaaaataaatgaatatacaaaaGGAATGAGCTTAAAATTTGGCATGTTTGGTAAGACTAGCCTTCTCCTAGGAAGTTAGCATTGGTGCAGTAGCAAAGTCTAGAGCAaggaatttgcattttcctaaattctgagcttgcttctttgtttttattaatcCTTTACTAACAAAAGGATTCTAATTTCAAGAAATCAACTAAAGAATCGCCAGATTAGTACTTCTGACGTATTCCAAAGACACAAACAGCAAATTTTCCTTTTGACAAGATTTAATCTTTCCTGGCAATATTACAAATAACAAACTCAGTTTTAATCAGAAAACTATTCTGAACTTAGAACAAAGAACATCCCAGATGGCACAAAGAACGGCACATGGACTTCCTTCCTAGTTAGCTTTCATACCTCTAGTTTTAAACTCAAAACTTGCTCAAAACGGTGTACTTTCTCCTAAGGGCTACAAATATGAGAATGTATAGCAGCTCAAAATTAGTCAACTGATATTTACTAATTATCAACTATATGCAAAACACTGAGCCAGCAAATGATGGAGTGGGGGGCCTGCTGTGGGAGGAGCAATTTATGAAAGGGTAGAAGATGGCAGTttcaaattttgaattataaaatagaagcaggaaaataaaatttaattttctcaatCCCCCTTACTACTTCCCAGAGCTGcttccagaaaaaaatgagatttgaaaactgtaaaaattatttcatagatAAAAGAAAATACTATGGTAGCTTCTTTCCACATACATATACTGAACACATAGAGCTGAACTTGGGATTTGAAAGCTGATATTACAAGATCAAAtaatcaaaaataacaaaatcaaaaTTGCCACTAGTTAAAATGGTATAAAAGACTTAAGAATCACATAAAACTTCACAACTAACAACGTAACTGTAATTAAACAGTAAGTGTAATTttgacaccatatgtaaaaattgGAAATTCCTaggcattaaaaataagtaaaaaccaTGTTATCCtctattattttctgtattcatGATGTATGTCATAACTAAAAATTAAGACTAGACTTACTTTTCCACACAATCAAAACACTGAGATTGGGAGAGATCAGAaggtatataaaaaaaaaacaaccctagtATAGCATACACAGaataataaaatgttgaacaaTAAACTACAGCACTTTGACAAGGTTAAGTTAATGACGCCATAAGAATTTAACATTGGGTTAACATCCAGTTTTTAATGTGTCCGCTAGGACACATCAAAAATTAACTAGTTTTATTAAAAGCCTCCAGAAAACTGAGGATGTCTCACATTTAACAAGTAGATAACAGAGAGCAAAATATCTGAGGAAAAacatctattttgtttttttcctaaaagattCTCTACCCAAAATCTTGCTTCTAAAGTTTTTATTTCAAGATATGCATCttctatttcaaataaaaagtcacaaaattaaaatcttttaaaaattattcacaatCAAATTATACTTCCCCTGATTTataaagagggggaaaaatacaaaattgtcAGAATGGTGaagactagaaaaagaaaaaagaataaaaactgcATAAAGGGTTAGGATACATTAACAGACTTTT from the Vicugna pacos chromosome 11, VicPac4, whole genome shotgun sequence genome contains:
- the VPS26A gene encoding vacuolar protein sorting-associated protein 26A isoform X2 — protein: MSFLGGFFGPICEIDVVLNDGETRKMAEMKTEDGKVEKHYLFYDGESVSGKVNLAFKQPGKRLEHQGIRIEFVGQIELFNDKSNTHEFVNLVKELALPGELTQSRSYDFEFMQVEKPYESYIGANVRLRYFLKVTIVRRLTDLVKEYDLIVHQLATYPDVNNSIKMEVGIEDCLHIEFEYNKSKYHLKDVIVGKIYFLLVRIKIQHMELQLIKKEITGIGPSTTTETETIAKYEIMDGAPVKGESIPIRLFLAGYDPTPTMRDVNKKFSVRYFLNLVLVDEEDRRYFKQQEIILWRKAPEKLRKQRTNFHQRFESPESQASAEQPEM